The following coding sequences lie in one Streptomyces albofaciens JCM 4342 genomic window:
- a CDS encoding TULIP family P47-like protein: protein MTYTQPTDDISMPVTPPLRKWFNDHLIEFQHIFAIVDLSLTESTVSGFEWLKPTYVEYAYIHVPISPGIDGYAETTHFAQINLTSESDGTKTLTFDKAEDAKSHTWHTVATWVTVTEAIADIIIAAIGTAASRVAVAIERVLLRWLVVLLIGGVAAGIAGILEKIPEWTASDASDALPATDPLVNSADFQITSAQLNGGMQLGGNPFPA from the coding sequence GTGACCTACACCCAGCCCACGGACGACATCTCGATGCCGGTGACCCCACCGCTTCGGAAGTGGTTCAACGACCACCTCATCGAGTTCCAGCACATTTTCGCGATCGTCGATTTGAGCCTGACCGAGTCGACGGTGAGCGGCTTCGAATGGCTGAAGCCCACCTACGTCGAGTACGCCTACATCCACGTGCCTATCTCGCCGGGGATCGACGGGTACGCCGAGACCACCCACTTCGCGCAGATCAATCTGACCAGCGAATCCGATGGCACGAAAACGCTCACCTTCGATAAGGCCGAGGACGCCAAGAGCCACACCTGGCACACGGTCGCCACCTGGGTCACCGTAACGGAGGCCATCGCAGATATCATCATCGCGGCAATCGGCACTGCCGCCAGCCGCGTAGCCGTCGCCATCGAACGAGTTCTTCTCAGGTGGCTGGTCGTGCTCCTGATCGGCGGTGTCGCAGCAGGCATCGCCGGGATCCTGGAGAAGATCCCCGAGTGGACCGCCAGCGATGCTTCCGACGCCTTGCCGGCCACCGACCCACTGGTCAACTCCGCCGACTTCCAGATCACCAGCGCACAGCTCAACGGAGGCATGCAGCTGGGCGGAAACCCGTTCCCGGCGTAG
- a CDS encoding SDR family NAD(P)-dependent oxidoreductase, which produces MPAVDYHGHTTLITGASAGLGAEFARQLAARGSDLVLVARRRDRLEKLATELREQHRIQVHVVEMDLATDHPGQALAAQVAQLGLHVTSLINNAGFATFGPFHQVDPDRLRREIAVDVTAVADISRAFIDQLRAAGRGVLVNVASMAAYQPNPRMALYGATKAFVLSLTEALWEESRGTGLRVLALSPGATRTEFFDVVGTPQAAGGTRLASPVDVVRTALAALDRRNPPPSVIAGRMNRVMAFLARRLATRRQVIRAIGRLTAKGA; this is translated from the coding sequence ATGCCGGCCGTCGACTACCACGGACACACCACCCTCATCACCGGGGCCAGCGCGGGCCTCGGCGCCGAGTTCGCCCGCCAGCTCGCCGCCCGCGGCTCCGACCTGGTACTGGTCGCCCGCCGCAGGGACCGCCTGGAGAAGCTGGCCACCGAGCTGCGCGAACAGCATCGGATCCAGGTGCACGTGGTGGAGATGGACCTGGCCACGGACCACCCCGGGCAGGCACTGGCCGCGCAGGTGGCCCAGCTCGGCCTGCACGTCACGAGCCTGATCAACAACGCCGGGTTCGCCACCTTCGGCCCCTTCCACCAGGTGGACCCGGACCGGCTGCGCCGGGAGATCGCGGTCGACGTGACCGCGGTCGCCGACATCAGCCGGGCCTTTATCGACCAACTGCGCGCCGCGGGCCGCGGGGTACTGGTCAACGTGGCGAGCATGGCCGCCTACCAGCCCAACCCGCGCATGGCGCTCTACGGGGCGACCAAGGCGTTCGTACTCAGCCTCACCGAGGCTCTGTGGGAGGAGTCACGCGGCACCGGCCTGCGGGTGCTGGCCCTGTCCCCCGGCGCGACCCGGACCGAGTTCTTCGACGTCGTGGGCACCCCACAGGCCGCCGGAGGGACCAGGCTCGCCTCACCCGTCGACGTCGTCCGCACCGCGCTGGCCGCCCTGGACCGCAGGAACCCGCCACCCAGCGTCATCGCAGGCCGCATGAACCGGGTGATGGCCTTCCTCGCCCGACGCCTGGCCACCCGGCGCCAGGTCATCCGGGCCATCGGCCGGCTCACCGCCAAGGGGGCATGA
- a CDS encoding TetR/AcrR family transcriptional regulator has product MTTLWERSRQVAVQAILDTAVRLFAEQGYEQTTIAQIAREAGISQRSLFRYFGTKEDLVCGDQEALGELLKRTVEQQPAEMSAWDALRAGFEVILTANHPPERALELSRLIFDTPSLHARYIEKRLRWQAELVPVIRARLGNRPGHPAPDTQAKAIVATVFACIDTATELWAGHDGRIDLADLYDQCLAAVRDHG; this is encoded by the coding sequence ATGACAACCTTGTGGGAGCGTTCGCGGCAGGTTGCCGTCCAGGCGATCCTGGATACGGCGGTACGCCTGTTCGCCGAACAGGGCTACGAGCAGACGACGATCGCGCAGATCGCGCGGGAGGCGGGGATCTCGCAGCGCTCCCTGTTCCGCTACTTCGGCACCAAGGAGGACCTGGTCTGCGGCGATCAGGAGGCGCTGGGCGAGCTGCTGAAACGGACCGTCGAGCAGCAGCCGGCCGAGATGTCAGCCTGGGACGCCCTGCGCGCCGGATTCGAGGTCATTCTGACCGCCAACCACCCCCCTGAGCGTGCGCTGGAACTGTCCCGCCTCATCTTCGACACGCCCTCGCTGCATGCCCGCTACATCGAGAAGCGACTGCGCTGGCAGGCCGAACTCGTCCCCGTCATCCGGGCGCGGCTGGGCAACAGGCCCGGCCATCCGGCTCCCGACACGCAGGCCAAGGCGATCGTCGCGACGGTCTTCGCCTGTATCGACACGGCAACCGAACTCTGGGCCGGACATGACGGGCGGATCGACCTGGCAGACCTCTACGACCAGTGCCTCGCGGCGGTGCGGGACCATGGCTGA
- a CDS encoding SDR family NAD(P)-dependent oxidoreductase has translation MPEHRTTSRFAVVTGGSEGLGLAIAEALARDGADLILIARNRDKLKTAAEALGRHGTVVHTVPADLSAPDAPAQIAAHIANLTDRVDTLVNNVGTAHFASLADTTVDEMNTMWHLNVQVPLLLSQQLLPALVNARGSIINISSYWARKMVAGRHAAAYSATRGALNSLTRALASELGPQGVRVNAIAPGAVRTPKYERSYLAPMTAEERTAHDEQIEHSYPLGRLGTAQDIATAAAYLASAQWTTGTILAVDGGLAIRLLTIR, from the coding sequence ATGCCCGAGCACCGCACCACCAGCCGTTTCGCCGTCGTCACCGGCGGCAGCGAGGGCCTGGGCCTGGCCATCGCCGAAGCCCTCGCCCGTGACGGAGCGGACCTGATTCTCATCGCCCGCAACCGCGACAAGCTCAAGACCGCCGCCGAGGCACTCGGCCGGCACGGCACCGTCGTGCACACCGTCCCCGCGGATCTCTCCGCGCCCGATGCCCCCGCCCAAATCGCCGCGCACATCGCAAACCTGACCGACCGGGTCGACACCCTCGTCAACAACGTCGGCACCGCACACTTCGCCTCCCTTGCCGACACCACGGTCGACGAGATGAACACCATGTGGCACCTCAACGTCCAGGTGCCGCTGCTGCTCAGCCAGCAACTCCTGCCCGCCCTCGTGAACGCTCGGGGAAGCATCATCAACATCAGCAGCTACTGGGCCCGCAAAATGGTCGCCGGCCGTCATGCGGCCGCCTACTCCGCCACCCGCGGAGCGCTCAACTCCCTCACCCGGGCGCTGGCCAGTGAACTCGGCCCCCAAGGAGTCCGTGTCAACGCCATCGCGCCCGGCGCCGTCCGCACGCCCAAGTACGAACGCTCCTACCTCGCCCCCATGACCGCAGAAGAACGCACCGCACACGACGAGCAGATCGAGCACTCCTACCCCCTGGGACGCCTGGGCACTGCCCAAGACATCGCCACCGCGGCCGCCTACCTGGCCTCCGCCCAGTGGACCACCGGCACCATCCTCGCCGTCGACGGCGGACTCGCCATCCGATTACTCACCATCCGATGA
- a CDS encoding carotenoid oxygenase family protein, whose translation MHDFALDAHHFVFLDLPVVFDAAQAAMGDPPWRWDGAHRARFGVLPRSGETTHVRWFDIAPCCIWHTMNAFETDGDDRPHRRPPLALWRQEAQDLDGGPALHRWTPPGTGKAAETPLDATRRIPPHRGHRTGLPIATATPPPSPSTPSPATPRSTSAT comes from the coding sequence ATGCACGACTTCGCCCTCGACGCCCACCACTTCGTCTTCCTAGACCTGCCCGTCGTCTTCGACGCTGCCCAGGCCGCCATGGGCGACCCGCCCTGGCGCTGGGACGGCGCACACCGCGCCCGCTTCGGCGTCCTGCCCCGGAGCGGAGAGACCACCCACGTACGGTGGTTCGACATCGCCCCTTGCTGTATATGGCACACCATGAACGCCTTCGAGACCGACGGGGATGATCGCCCTCACCGGCGCCCGCCTCTGGCCCTGTGGCGTCAGGAGGCACAAGACCTCGACGGCGGCCCCGCCCTGCACCGATGGACTCCACCTGGCACCGGCAAGGCCGCCGAAACCCCGCTGGACGCCACCCGGCGAATACCCCCGCATCGCGGGCACCGCACTGGCCTGCCCATCGCTACGGCTACACCGCCGCCTTCACCTTCGACGCCGAGCCCAGCCACACCGAGATCTACAAGCGCGACCTGA
- a CDS encoding flotillin family protein produces the protein MSPVIAAVVGVVVLLVLLALVVITRYKVAGPSEAFIITGRRGKKSTDPETGRISIDNSGQKVVVGGGVFVVPFVQQKFTLDLSSRHIPIAVRGAVTLRGVKANLEGVAIVKVGGNEDAIRAAAQRFLQQQDGIVGFTQEVLSGALRAIVGRMSVEDIIRDRAAFASQVAEEAETSLSGQGLVLDAFQIQDITTEGSYLEDLGRPEAARAKQEADIAEANAKRASEQARLKAAEEIAVAERTFALKQAEIRVETEAAAAKADAAGPLAEAARRQEVLTEQEKVAQRQAALTDRELDTKVRKPADAARYQAEQEAEARRIALVKQAEADAERSRLTGEGEKAHRAALADATRLEGEAEAAAIAAKGAAEAEAMRKKADAFTQYGDAAVIQMLTEALPQVVAKASEPLSAVDKMTVISTDGAGQLSRTVTDNVTQGIELLSSTTGVDLAELLQTFTQRSTTAKATTSAPDTAAPNRKIHISE, from the coding sequence ATGAGTCCAGTCATCGCCGCTGTGGTGGGAGTCGTCGTACTCCTCGTCCTGCTGGCCCTCGTCGTGATCACGCGGTACAAGGTCGCCGGCCCCAGCGAGGCGTTCATCATCACCGGCCGGCGCGGCAAGAAGTCCACCGACCCGGAGACCGGCCGCATCTCCATCGACAACAGCGGCCAGAAGGTCGTGGTCGGCGGCGGCGTCTTCGTCGTCCCCTTCGTCCAGCAGAAGTTCACCCTGGACCTGTCCAGCAGGCACATCCCCATCGCCGTCCGCGGCGCCGTCACCCTGCGCGGCGTCAAGGCCAACCTCGAAGGCGTCGCCATCGTCAAGGTCGGCGGCAACGAGGACGCCATCCGGGCCGCCGCCCAGCGCTTCCTCCAGCAGCAGGACGGCATCGTCGGCTTCACCCAGGAAGTGCTCTCCGGCGCGCTGCGCGCCATCGTCGGACGCATGTCGGTCGAAGACATCATCCGCGACCGGGCCGCCTTCGCCAGCCAGGTCGCCGAGGAAGCCGAGACGAGCCTGTCGGGCCAGGGCCTGGTCCTGGACGCCTTCCAGATCCAGGACATCACCACCGAAGGCTCCTACCTGGAAGACCTGGGACGTCCCGAGGCCGCCCGCGCCAAGCAGGAAGCCGACATCGCCGAGGCCAACGCCAAGCGCGCCTCCGAGCAGGCCCGGCTCAAGGCCGCCGAGGAAATCGCCGTCGCCGAGCGGACCTTCGCCCTCAAGCAGGCCGAGATCCGCGTCGAGACCGAGGCCGCCGCCGCCAAGGCCGACGCCGCCGGCCCGCTCGCCGAAGCCGCACGCCGGCAGGAAGTCCTCACCGAGCAGGAGAAGGTCGCCCAGCGGCAGGCCGCCCTGACCGACCGCGAGCTCGACACCAAGGTCCGCAAGCCCGCCGACGCCGCGCGCTACCAGGCCGAGCAGGAGGCCGAGGCCCGCCGGATCGCCCTGGTCAAGCAGGCCGAGGCCGACGCCGAACGCTCCCGCCTGACCGGCGAGGGCGAAAAGGCCCACCGCGCCGCACTCGCCGACGCCACACGCCTCGAAGGCGAGGCCGAAGCCGCCGCCATCGCCGCCAAGGGCGCCGCCGAAGCCGAGGCGATGCGCAAGAAGGCCGACGCCTTCACCCAGTACGGCGACGCGGCCGTCATCCAGATGCTGACCGAGGCCCTGCCGCAGGTCGTCGCCAAGGCGTCCGAACCGCTGAGCGCCGTCGACAAGATGACCGTCATCTCCACCGACGGCGCCGGCCAGCTCTCCCGCACCGTCACCGACAACGTCACCCAGGGCATCGAACTCCTCAGCAGCACCACGGGAGTCGACCTCGCGGAACTCCTCCAGACCTTCACCCAGCGCAGCACGACAGCGAAGGCCACCACTTCGGCCCCGGACACGGCGGCCCCCAACCGGAAGATCCACATCTCCGAATGA
- a CDS encoding PP2C family protein-serine/threonine phosphatase, producing the protein MAVVAAVDISAGPDVGFLPLVSLGPAFASLAGGWRRTALIGVLALSMCAGLGLYDGLFAQRRGWTALLSVVGVTVAGLVAAVIRQRRESELASVRSIAEAAQRVLLRPVPRNAGRLRLAVSYTSAVAEARIGGDLYEVVATPHGVRTLIGDVQGKGLEAVETAAVVLGAFREAAYDEPDLTAVGNRLERALARHLTDEKFVTAVLAETRGAGTMTLLNYGHPAPLAVAADGDVRFLVPPERALPLGLALHHTSGPQPYTVPFALGDQVLLYTDGVSEARDAEGRFYPLDQRAGLLKETDAQTAVEALRQDLVAHLQAPLHDDAAMLLVRYRSG; encoded by the coding sequence ATGGCAGTGGTCGCCGCGGTGGACATCTCGGCGGGGCCGGATGTGGGCTTCTTGCCCCTGGTATCGCTGGGGCCCGCCTTCGCCAGCCTGGCCGGCGGCTGGCGGCGCACAGCCCTGATCGGTGTGCTCGCGCTTTCGATGTGCGCCGGCCTGGGCCTGTACGACGGCCTGTTCGCGCAGCGCCGCGGCTGGACGGCCCTGCTGTCCGTCGTGGGCGTCACGGTGGCGGGCCTGGTCGCCGCGGTGATACGGCAGCGCCGCGAAAGCGAACTGGCCAGTGTCCGCTCGATCGCCGAGGCGGCCCAGCGCGTCCTGCTGCGCCCGGTGCCCCGCAACGCGGGCCGGCTGCGCCTGGCCGTCTCCTACACCTCCGCGGTCGCCGAAGCGCGCATCGGCGGCGACCTCTACGAGGTGGTGGCCACCCCGCACGGGGTGCGGACCCTCATCGGAGACGTCCAGGGCAAGGGCCTGGAGGCGGTGGAGACCGCGGCCGTCGTCCTGGGCGCCTTCCGCGAAGCCGCCTACGACGAACCCGACCTCACGGCCGTCGGCAACCGCCTGGAACGGGCCCTGGCACGCCACCTGACGGACGAGAAATTCGTCACCGCCGTCCTCGCCGAAACCCGGGGTGCCGGGACCATGACCTTGCTCAACTACGGGCATCCCGCGCCCCTGGCCGTTGCGGCGGACGGAGACGTCCGGTTCCTCGTCCCGCCCGAGCGCGCTCTGCCACTCGGGCTCGCCCTGCACCACACCAGCGGTCCTCAGCCCTATACGGTGCCTTTCGCTCTTGGCGACCAGGTCCTGCTGTATACCGATGGCGTCAGTGAGGCGCGTGATGCGGAGGGGCGCTTCTACCCTCTGGACCAGCGAGCGGGCCTGCTGAAGGAAACCGATGCGCAGACGGCGGTCGAGGCGTTGCGGCAGGACTTGGTGGCGCATCTTCAGGCGCCGCTGCACGATGACGCGGCAATGCTCTTGGTCCGCTACCGCAGTGGCTGA
- a CDS encoding MarR family winged helix-turn-helix transcriptional regulator, whose amino-acid sequence MAECAGGPRSQSDVDAVTRAVLTASRALVAVSARSLAAVEEKVTLPQFRLLVVLSVHGAASLTAVAEVLGVNPSTAMRMTDRLIASGFAERKLNPGNRRETRLRLTDAGRRLVDEATARRRQEITAIVERMDPRKGAALVEALTAFAEAAHEPTAPRAGADCYPLGWSDAAR is encoded by the coding sequence ATGGCCGAATGCGCAGGAGGACCACGGAGTCAGAGCGACGTGGACGCGGTGACCAGAGCGGTTCTCACGGCGTCACGAGCGCTGGTCGCCGTCTCTGCCCGCTCACTGGCCGCCGTCGAGGAGAAGGTGACCCTGCCGCAGTTCCGGCTGCTGGTCGTGCTGTCCGTGCATGGGGCCGCCAGCCTCACGGCTGTCGCGGAAGTGCTGGGAGTCAATCCGTCGACCGCGATGCGCATGACCGACCGCCTGATCGCTTCGGGCTTCGCCGAGCGCAAGCTCAATCCCGGCAACCGCCGCGAGACACGGCTTCGGTTGACGGACGCCGGCCGGCGCCTCGTCGATGAGGCCACCGCCCGCCGACGGCAAGAGATCACCGCCATCGTCGAACGGATGGATCCCCGGAAGGGAGCGGCGCTGGTCGAGGCGCTGACCGCATTTGCCGAGGCGGCCCATGAGCCGACGGCTCCCCGGGCTGGCGCCGACTGCTATCCGCTGGGCTGGAGCGATGCTGCCCGCTGA
- a CDS encoding transposase produces the protein MAGVIKASDPSWIGPFTGLSPRQFNKLITALRREGADPVRKGRPWSLPLEDRVLLVAAYWRTNLTLRQLAPLFGISKSAADRIVGHLGPALALQPRRRFRKNTVLIVDGTLVPTRDRAVAASSKNYRYSTNHQVVIDADSCLVVAVGKPLPGNRNDCRAWEDSGAKAAVGTTPMVIADGGYRGTGLTIPHYRRRKDEELPAWKEEHNASHRKVRARVEHAFAHMKSWKILRDCRLRGHGAHHAMLGIARLHNLTLTG, from the coding sequence GTGGCTGGTGTGATCAAGGCGTCGGATCCCTCGTGGATAGGTCCGTTCACCGGGCTGAGCCCACGGCAGTTCAACAAGCTGATCACCGCGTTGCGGCGCGAGGGCGCCGATCCGGTCCGCAAGGGCCGGCCGTGGTCGTTGCCGCTTGAGGACCGGGTGCTGCTGGTGGCCGCGTACTGGCGCACCAACCTCACCCTGCGCCAACTCGCCCCGCTCTTCGGCATCTCCAAGTCCGCGGCCGACCGGATCGTCGGCCACCTCGGACCGGCTCTCGCCCTCCAACCCCGGCGGCGGTTCCGCAAGAACACCGTGCTCATCGTGGACGGCACGCTGGTCCCCACCCGCGACCGGGCCGTGGCCGCCTCCAGCAAGAACTACCGTTACTCCACTAACCATCAGGTCGTCATCGACGCCGACTCCTGCCTGGTCGTCGCCGTCGGCAAGCCGCTGCCCGGCAACCGCAACGACTGCCGGGCCTGGGAGGACTCCGGCGCGAAGGCTGCCGTCGGCACCACCCCCATGGTGATCGCAGACGGCGGCTACCGCGGTACCGGCTTGACCATCCCGCACTACCGCCGGCGCAAGGACGAAGAACTGCCCGCCTGGAAGGAAGAGCACAACGCCTCCCACCGCAAGGTCCGTGCCCGCGTCGAGCACGCCTTCGCTCACATGAAGAGCTGGAAGATCCTGCGCGACTGCCGCCTCAGAGGCCACGGCGCCCACCACGCCATGCTCGGCATCGCCCGCCTGCACAACCTGACCCTCACCGGATGA
- a CDS encoding LLM class flavin-dependent oxidoreductase, giving the protein MEHGISLLPDCRPEQRTPAEYYRDAIAISKFSDDAGLGYVKMTEHYLGDYGGYCPSPLTFLTAVAAQTSRIRLMTGALLPAFHHPIQLAAHIAQVDAISGGRVDAGFGRAWLPYEFDAFKVPMDESRARYEATIEAVVRLWTEEKVSENTPFFSYTDATSLPPVTQRPHPPVWGAAVKSPESFTWLATKGFGVMLALAPARQYTSVSRHLVDHYREVFTATHGTTRTPRIAMSTPLYIARTDAEAYRLAEPFYREYLRVWTEAARSWRDTSSSGYVGYESMGRDMKHLGSFDVKRYGTAVIGSPESAVEQIHELHETYGADTYLWNVDFGGQNYEQMHASMKLFVDEVLPKL; this is encoded by the coding sequence ATGGAACACGGCATCTCGCTGCTGCCCGACTGCCGTCCCGAACAGCGGACTCCGGCCGAGTACTACCGCGACGCCATCGCCATCAGCAAGTTCAGCGACGACGCGGGCCTCGGCTACGTCAAGATGACCGAGCACTACCTCGGCGACTACGGCGGCTACTGCCCGAGCCCGCTCACCTTCCTCACCGCCGTCGCCGCGCAGACCTCCCGCATCCGCCTGATGACCGGCGCCCTGCTGCCGGCCTTCCACCACCCGATCCAGCTCGCCGCGCACATCGCGCAGGTGGACGCCATCAGCGGCGGCCGGGTCGACGCCGGCTTCGGCCGGGCCTGGCTGCCGTACGAGTTCGACGCCTTCAAGGTGCCGATGGACGAGAGCCGCGCGCGCTATGAGGCGACCATCGAGGCCGTCGTACGGCTGTGGACCGAGGAGAAGGTCAGCGAGAACACCCCCTTCTTCTCCTACACCGACGCGACCTCGCTCCCTCCGGTGACCCAGCGGCCGCACCCGCCGGTGTGGGGCGCGGCGGTCAAGTCGCCGGAGAGCTTCACCTGGCTCGCCACCAAGGGATTCGGCGTGATGCTGGCGCTGGCCCCGGCCCGCCAGTACACCTCCGTCAGCCGGCACCTCGTCGACCACTACCGCGAGGTCTTCACCGCGACCCACGGCACCACCCGCACCCCGCGCATAGCCATGAGCACCCCGCTCTACATCGCCCGCACCGACGCGGAGGCCTACCGCCTGGCCGAGCCGTTCTACCGCGAGTACCTGCGGGTGTGGACGGAGGCGGCGCGTTCCTGGCGCGACACCAGCTCCAGCGGCTACGTCGGCTACGAGTCGATGGGCCGGGACATGAAGCACCTCGGTTCCTTCGACGTCAAGCGCTACGGTACGGCCGTCATCGGCTCCCCGGAGTCCGCGGTGGAGCAGATCCACGAGCTGCACGAGACGTACGGCGCCGACACCTATCTGTGGAACGTCGACTTCGGTGGCCAGAACTATGAGCAGATGCACGCGAGCATGAAACTCTTCGTCGACGAAGTCCTTCCCAAGCTCTGA
- a CDS encoding thiazolylpeptide-type bacteriocin, with protein MADKLPLADLARDMLTLESETFEINDYNDDSGAMMDGCTSTTSCSTTSSTTSCTSSCG; from the coding sequence ATGGCCGACAAGCTCCCGCTCGCCGACCTGGCGCGCGACATGCTGACGCTTGAGTCGGAGACCTTCGAGATCAACGACTACAACGACGACAGCGGCGCGATGATGGACGGCTGCACCAGCACCACCAGCTGCAGCACCACCTCCAGCACCACCTCGTGCACCAGTTCCTGCGGCTGA
- a CDS encoding amidohydrolase: MTDPRTDELRAEVTAALPAALELYLRLHSDPELSGAERRTAAAVAAALRNRGCAVTEGVGGHGVVGVLGDGTGPNVLLRAELDALPVREETGLPYASRTDGVMHACGHDAHLAAAVGAMDVLARLRERWRGTVTVVAQPAEETLTGAEAVLADGLYERFGTPDTVLAQHLAPFPAARVAHAETVLAAARTLRVVLHGPGGHSADPAGAANPVEAAAAVVTGLRAAVGADASAAVGVLHAGTAANVVPDRATLEVSVRAGTAAAAERAAGAVRELACAQAARLLPGHPPEVEVTARAEPTVNDPRWLATVRRAHAAALGPAAVLPWRPSMAAEDFPRYTAGGAIPAVYWMLGCVGREEWRQARAEAPGREFTVLPPNHSPRFAPAAVPTLRTGITAMAGAALACLVGVSEL; the protein is encoded by the coding sequence ATGACCGATCCGAGAACCGATGAGCTGAGGGCCGAAGTCACCGCCGCGCTGCCGGCCGCCCTGGAGCTGTACCTCCGGCTGCACAGCGACCCCGAACTCTCCGGTGCCGAGCGGCGGACGGCCGCCGCGGTGGCCGCCGCGCTGCGGAACCGGGGCTGTGCGGTCACGGAGGGGGTCGGCGGGCATGGAGTCGTCGGGGTGCTCGGCGACGGCACCGGGCCGAACGTGCTGCTGCGGGCCGAACTGGACGCGCTGCCGGTGCGCGAGGAGACCGGGCTGCCGTATGCCTCTCGGACGGACGGAGTGATGCATGCCTGCGGACATGACGCGCATCTCGCGGCGGCCGTGGGCGCCATGGATGTCCTGGCCCGCCTGCGGGAGCGCTGGCGGGGCACCGTGACCGTGGTCGCGCAGCCCGCCGAGGAGACCCTCACCGGCGCTGAAGCCGTGCTCGCCGACGGACTCTACGAGCGGTTCGGCACCCCGGACACGGTGCTTGCCCAGCACCTCGCGCCCTTCCCGGCGGCCCGGGTGGCGCATGCGGAGACCGTCCTCGCCGCCGCCCGCACCCTGCGGGTCGTGCTGCACGGCCCCGGCGGGCACTCGGCAGACCCGGCCGGCGCTGCGAACCCGGTGGAGGCGGCGGCCGCCGTCGTCACCGGGTTGCGCGCGGCGGTGGGTGCCGACGCGTCGGCCGCCGTGGGCGTCCTGCACGCGGGAACCGCGGCCAACGTCGTACCGGACCGCGCCACGCTGGAGGTGAGCGTGCGGGCCGGGACGGCGGCGGCCGCCGAGCGCGCCGCCGGTGCCGTGCGCGAGCTGGCGTGCGCGCAGGCCGCCCGGCTGCTGCCGGGCCATCCGCCCGAAGTCGAGGTGACCGCCAGGGCGGAGCCGACGGTGAACGACCCCCGGTGGCTCGCCACCGTACGGCGGGCGCACGCCGCCGCGCTGGGGCCTGCCGCGGTGCTGCCCTGGCGGCCCTCCATGGCCGCCGAGGACTTCCCCCGCTATACGGCGGGCGGCGCGATACCGGCCGTCTACTGGATGCTCGGCTGTGTCGGCCGGGAAGAGTGGCGGCAAGCCCGCGCCGAGGCGCCCGGCCGCGAGTTCACCGTACTCCCGCCCAACCACTCCCCGCGTTTCGCACCCGCCGCCGTGCCCACGCTGCGGACCGGTATCACCGCGATGGCCGGCGCGGCGCTCGCGTGTCTGGTGGGTGTCAGCGAGCTGTGA